The DNA sequence GTTGCTCGCGTCCACTGTGTTAGTTCTGAAATAACGAACGGCCGTGTTTTCTCCGGTGTTGGTTAATTTCATAGTGTTTCGGTGGTCATTGCGTTAGGGAAACGCCCGGTTACATTCCGAACCCGGAAGCTAAGCCTTTCAGCGCCGATGGTACTGCAGGGGGGACCCTGTGGGAGAGTAGGACGCCGCCGAACAATTTTTCCGGGAAAGCCCCGCACCATTTGGTGCGGGGCTTTCCTGCGTTTCAGGCTCGATCGGCGAGCCGAGCGGGTCGTGCGAGCCGTGGGACGCGCGCGCCCTACCCCCCCTTGCCCGCCTGCGTCGCCAGGGGGAGGTCGGGTGGCTCGCGGAAGCCTGTTGGGAGAGACCGGCCGAGAGCGGCTGCCCCAGGTCGGCCGGGATTTTGGGCATCCCCGGATCCCGTGTATGGTTTACCTCGTTGCCACAGCGCAGCGAGGCCCCAATAGCTCAGTCGGTAGAGCGTCTCCATGGTAAGGAGAAGGTCTGCGGTTCGATTCCGCATTGGGGCTCAGAGAAAAGCGAAAGGCCCCCGCCACGGCGGGGGCCTTTCACGTTGAGGTCAGACGAGGGGCGGTTCCGGGACGCGCATGGCCAGAATCGCCATGTCGTCCGAGGCGGGCTCGGCCGCGAAGCGTTCCACGGCCCGCAGAATGCGTGAGGCGACCGCTCCGGCCGTCAGACCCGTACAGGTCGACAGGACGTCCGCGAGGCCGTCGTCGCCCAGCATGCGGCTTCCCTCGCGGCGTTCGGTGACGCCGTCCGTGACACACAGGAGGACATCGCCCGGGTTGAGGACGACCTCCTGTTCGTACAGGTCGAGGTCCTCGATGACACCCAGCAGGGGCTGGGGTTCCGCGGCGGACTCGACGGAGCCGTCCTGCCACAGGCGCAGCGGCAGGGGGTGGCCGGCGCAGACGACCTTCAGGAGGGCGCTGCCGTCCTCCTGGGGCCACAGCTCGCCGTACAGGAGGGTCAGGAAGCGGCTGCGGGCGCCCTCGTCGAGGATCGCCGCGTTGAGGCGCTCCAGGACCGCCGGACCGCCGAAGCCCTCGCGGGCGAGCAGGCGCAGCGCGTGGCGGGCCAGGCCCGTGACGGCGGCGGCCTCCGGGCCCGTACCGCACACGTCGCCGATGGCGAAGCCGTACGCGCCGTCGCTGATCGGGAAGACGTCGTAGAAGTCGCCGCCGACCTCGTTGCCCTCGCCCGCGGCGCGGTAGATGACCTCGATCTCGACGTTCGGCACGTCGGGGAGGCCCGGGGGCAGCAGGCTGCGCTGGAGGGACTGGCTGATCGCCATGCGCTCCGAGTACAGGCGGGCGTTGTCCAGGGCCAGAGCGGCCCTGCGGGAAAGGTCCTCGGCCAGTTCCAGGATCTCCTGGCGGAAGTGGTCGTCCGAGGGCTTCCCGAGCGTCAGCATGCCGATCACGCGGTTGCGGGCGACCAGCGGGAGAACCACCGTCTCGCCGCCGACCGCCTGGGCCGTGGCGAGGATGGTGCGGGTGGCCGTGCTCATGCTCAGCGGTGCGTCGCGTTGCAGGCTGCGGGTCGAGGTGCTCAGCGCCGCGCGGTGGCCGGCCTCCGAGGGGGCGGCCCAGACACGGGCGCCCGGAGTCGGTACCGGATCCGGCGGGGCGATCCTGGAGAGCAGGGCCTTGAGCCCGTCGATGAGGTCCTCGTCCTCGTGGAGCACGTACGAGAGGTACGGGTCGGAGGACTGGTCCGCGATCGTGTAGACAGCGCACCAGGTGGCCAGGGTCGGGACCGTCATCTGGGCCATGAGGGCCAGGGTCTGGTCCCGGTCGAGCGTGCCGGCCAGCAGGTCGGAGGCCTCGACGAGGAAGGACAGGGAGCCGCGGCGCAGCCGTTCCAGCTCGCCGAGGCGGGCGGACTCCACGGCCAGCGCGATGCGGTCCGCCGCGAACTGGAGGCGCAGGGCCTCCTCGTTGGTGTAGCGGCCCGCGCCTTCCGCCGCGACGCCGAGGGAACCGGTGAGGCGGCCCTCGACCTTCAGCGGGACCGTGACGACCGAGCGCATCCCGGTGTCGGTGAGCAGGGGCACGGCGCCGGGAACGGCCGTGAGGTCCTCGTGAACGGCCGGCATCCGGGCGGAGCCGTAGCGTCCCGTCCCGGCTTCGACGGGGACGCGGGCGAAGCGCTGGCGGGCCGAGGGGAGGCCTGTGGTGGCGCGGACCTCCAGCTCCGTCTCGTCGTCCGTGGCGAGCAGGAGGAACGCCGCGTCGGCATCGAGCATGTCGCGTGCCCGCTCGACCGTCCGCTGGAGGAGGCCGTCGAGGTCGTCGGGGGCCGGGGAGCCGATGAAGACCTCGAACGGGTCCGCGGTGCGGTGGTCGGACGAGGTGTCGGAGACCGGGGTGCGGACGGGGGACTGGAGCACGGCGCGCTCGTCGTCGCGGACCAGGAGGCAGACCGTGGACGGTTCGCCGTCGGTGTCGCGGACCCGCAGGTGCGAGGAGTAGACGGCGATGGTCCGGCCGTCGGCACCGCGGATTCCGTAGCTGCCCTCCCAGCGCGAGAGCTGGAGGGCGTCGGCGATGCCGGTGTTGGTCCCGGGGGTGTGCGGCCAGGCCACGAAGTCGGTGAACTGCTTGCCGGTGACCTGCTCCGCGGTGTGCCCGAAGACGTACGTGGCGTCGTCGTTCCACGCGCTGATCGCGCCGGTGCTGTCGATCTGGACGACGGCGACCCGGACCCGCTGGTCGGTGACGGGGAGCAGCGAGGTGGGCAGGACGGGGCCCGCCGAGCGGATGCCCACCGGCCGGTCGGGCAGGTCCAGCTGGAACCAGACGTGCTTACGGGTGGGGGAGTACTCGACGCCCCAGCGGGAGGCCAGGGCGGCGCAGAGCAGCAGACCGCGGCCGTTCTCGCGGTCGGGGCTGCCGAAGTCGAGGCCGTTGCTCTGGAGCGGGACCTCGCGTTCCGGATAGTGGTCGGCGACCTCGATGCGGACGCCGTCCCCGCTGCGCAGGCACAGCACGTCGGCCGCCGTCCCCGCGTGCACGACGGCGTTGGTCACGAGTTCACTGGTGAGGACGACGGCGTCGTCGACGACATCGTTGTAGCCCCACCCCTGGAGCGTGTCCCGGACGAAGGCGCGGGCGGTCGCGACGGAGCGCCCGACCGGTTCGAAGGTGGCGGCCGCGCGCGCGGTGATCACAGCACTCCCCATATGGTGTCTCGTCGCTTTCCCGAGTCCTGTGCCCGTTTATCGCCGCTTCGATTCGCTTGCCAGGCTAGACGTTCGTCAAGGGTGCCGGTTACACGAGGGCCGAGTTCGGGACAGGACGTTCCGGC is a window from the Streptomyces sp. MMBL 11-1 genome containing:
- a CDS encoding SpoIIE family protein phosphatase; amino-acid sequence: MGSAVITARAAATFEPVGRSVATARAFVRDTLQGWGYNDVVDDAVVLTSELVTNAVVHAGTAADVLCLRSGDGVRIEVADHYPEREVPLQSNGLDFGSPDRENGRGLLLCAALASRWGVEYSPTRKHVWFQLDLPDRPVGIRSAGPVLPTSLLPVTDQRVRVAVVQIDSTGAISAWNDDATYVFGHTAEQVTGKQFTDFVAWPHTPGTNTGIADALQLSRWEGSYGIRGADGRTIAVYSSHLRVRDTDGEPSTVCLLVRDDERAVLQSPVRTPVSDTSSDHRTADPFEVFIGSPAPDDLDGLLQRTVERARDMLDADAAFLLLATDDETELEVRATTGLPSARQRFARVPVEAGTGRYGSARMPAVHEDLTAVPGAVPLLTDTGMRSVVTVPLKVEGRLTGSLGVAAEGAGRYTNEEALRLQFAADRIALAVESARLGELERLRRGSLSFLVEASDLLAGTLDRDQTLALMAQMTVPTLATWCAVYTIADQSSDPYLSYVLHEDEDLIDGLKALLSRIAPPDPVPTPGARVWAAPSEAGHRAALSTSTRSLQRDAPLSMSTATRTILATAQAVGGETVVLPLVARNRVIGMLTLGKPSDDHFRQEILELAEDLSRRAALALDNARLYSERMAISQSLQRSLLPPGLPDVPNVEIEVIYRAAGEGNEVGGDFYDVFPISDGAYGFAIGDVCGTGPEAAAVTGLARHALRLLAREGFGGPAVLERLNAAILDEGARSRFLTLLYGELWPQEDGSALLKVVCAGHPLPLRLWQDGSVESAAEPQPLLGVIEDLDLYEQEVVLNPGDVLLCVTDGVTERREGSRMLGDDGLADVLSTCTGLTAGAVASRILRAVERFAAEPASDDMAILAMRVPEPPLV